From Saccharothrix espanaensis DSM 44229, the proteins below share one genomic window:
- a CDS encoding TIGR02680 family protein — protein sequence MTVTELPRTESGAPPETVARWVPERAGILNVWRYYDEVFRFHKGRLLLRGPNGTGKSKALELLLPFLFDANLRANRLSTFGTSERTMHWNLMGEGATGTTRVGYVWLEFRFPGADGTPDKWFSCGARLAATKHTTTVHPDYFTTGQRIGVPGGLTLTDPNSAPLTTKALEAALGDRGTLHQNAADFRAAVRSTLFPGLSEQRYDALITALLQLRTPKLSQRLDPGLLSTLLSKALPPLGEAEISDLAEGFERLDRQREQLKRLDAEVQAAQHLRTRQRAYAQRVLRAAAAKLISATTELGNLADAAKLSEDEHRRAELRKQEAEERGELLEQRIVETEGRIQGLTGSEAYRKGEQLDRLRTRVREARATAGKRRADADQHRQVARTDAEAADTAARHAQARAVTAGALADGASTAAARVGLASVHAEIARVLADPSRSRALLRAAVQARAEQVEAVRAALNEHEVAVNSRRDAERALEQAREALAEAIERRAELAERREAALAELRAAVLTWVADCRELTFADPEALADLAASETAVLTEVDSAASRVLGAITREETLVGTALENAERDRDALRDEVRRLLTEEDLPPQPPHTRTADRITMTGAPLWRLVRFADAVPDDVRASVEAALQASGLLDAWVGHDGAVVGHDTFAAPGAVPPAPGRSLADVLVPEVDAPVAADVVARLLGGVAYGEVLPGAHPVAIGADGGWRTGNLHGTWRKDEAAHIGALARQRARQRRLTGLRERIAASEELIETHTAALRSLAERRSDVEADRRDRPDHADANAALEALTQAGSAVSSADGVVRRSLDGLAKSEQRVDRALRALTTTAAEHGLPTERNALTAVVAAVDAFRTASDAWIDEHAVLLTARREADRTAEQARRSRLAAEQREDEAAEAEAVARGLDSELDAVEGTIGVGYRQVLDELAGLREQLGSVRRDARANQSEIGTLAVRLGELTTQRATDARDRDRATEARDQAAVRFRHLSDGSLPADSGLDDLPAFRQVLTASSGVRAALDAARSVAAAWPSLPHSPKNLGDAAHRLAEEVHASREVLGGRADLELDSDEDVQVFSAMVDGVRVGASVLHDLLRSDAERSREDITAQERELFDRTLTGDTRRHLAARIRQAHDLVDGMNARLERVRTASKVAVRLVWEVSPELPPGTKAARDLLLKDPVRLTEDDRESLHRFFRDRVEQAKGDETATNWEQQLGQVFDYTAWHRFVVKVDRMNGTGWQPLTKKLHGALSGGEKAIALHLPLFAAVAAHYQAVAGAPRIILLDEVFVGVDSVNRGQVFALLSALDLDLVLTSDHEWCTYRELDGIAIHQLISGGDDDAVTTARFVWNGAEVVDEEVVGEEVTQDD from the coding sequence ATGACGGTGACCGAGCTGCCACGCACGGAAAGCGGTGCCCCGCCGGAGACGGTGGCCAGGTGGGTTCCCGAACGTGCCGGGATCCTGAACGTGTGGCGCTACTACGACGAGGTCTTCCGGTTCCACAAAGGACGGTTGTTGCTGCGCGGCCCCAACGGCACCGGCAAGTCGAAGGCGCTGGAACTGCTCCTGCCGTTCCTGTTCGACGCCAACCTGCGCGCCAACCGGCTCTCCACGTTCGGCACGTCCGAGCGCACCATGCACTGGAACCTGATGGGGGAAGGGGCGACGGGCACCACGAGAGTCGGGTACGTGTGGCTGGAGTTCCGCTTCCCCGGTGCGGACGGCACGCCGGACAAGTGGTTCTCGTGCGGCGCGCGGCTGGCCGCGACCAAGCACACCACCACGGTGCACCCGGACTACTTCACCACTGGGCAGCGCATCGGCGTGCCGGGTGGCCTCACCCTCACCGACCCGAACAGCGCGCCCCTCACCACCAAGGCACTGGAAGCCGCGCTCGGCGACCGGGGCACGCTCCACCAGAACGCGGCCGACTTCCGGGCGGCCGTGCGCTCGACCCTGTTCCCGGGTCTGAGCGAGCAGCGCTACGACGCGCTCATCACGGCCCTGCTCCAACTCCGCACGCCGAAGCTCTCCCAGCGGCTCGACCCCGGGCTGCTGTCCACGTTGCTGTCCAAGGCGCTGCCACCGCTGGGCGAGGCGGAGATCAGCGACCTCGCGGAGGGCTTCGAGCGCTTGGACCGGCAGCGCGAACAGCTCAAACGCCTCGACGCGGAGGTGCAGGCCGCACAACACCTCAGAACCAGGCAACGCGCCTACGCGCAGCGCGTGCTGCGCGCTGCGGCGGCGAAGCTGATCTCCGCCACCACGGAGCTGGGCAACCTCGCGGACGCCGCGAAACTCTCGGAAGACGAGCACCGCCGCGCCGAGCTGCGCAAACAAGAGGCCGAAGAACGCGGCGAGCTGCTGGAGCAGCGCATCGTCGAGACGGAAGGGCGCATCCAGGGCCTGACCGGCAGCGAGGCGTACCGGAAGGGTGAACAGCTCGACCGGCTGCGGACCCGCGTGCGCGAGGCTCGTGCGACCGCCGGGAAGAGGCGGGCCGACGCGGACCAGCACCGCCAGGTCGCCCGAACCGACGCGGAAGCGGCCGACACCGCTGCCCGGCACGCGCAGGCACGAGCCGTGACCGCGGGAGCGCTGGCCGACGGCGCCTCGACCGCTGCCGCCCGTGTCGGCCTCGCCTCGGTGCACGCCGAGATCGCCCGCGTCCTCGCCGACCCCTCGCGGTCCCGGGCCCTGCTGCGTGCCGCGGTCCAGGCACGTGCCGAGCAGGTCGAGGCCGTGCGCGCCGCGCTCAACGAGCACGAGGTCGCGGTCAACAGCAGGCGGGACGCGGAACGGGCGCTCGAACAGGCACGGGAAGCCCTGGCGGAGGCCATCGAACGGCGGGCCGAACTCGCCGAACGGCGCGAGGCCGCGCTCGCGGAGCTTCGGGCCGCCGTGCTGACGTGGGTGGCGGACTGCCGTGAGCTGACCTTCGCCGACCCCGAGGCACTGGCGGACCTCGCGGCGTCGGAGACCGCAGTGCTGACCGAGGTCGACTCGGCCGCGAGCCGCGTGCTGGGCGCCATCACCAGGGAAGAGACCCTGGTCGGGACAGCGCTGGAGAACGCCGAGCGCGATCGGGACGCCCTGCGCGACGAGGTCCGGCGGTTGCTGACCGAGGAGGACCTGCCGCCCCAGCCACCGCACACGCGCACCGCGGACCGCATCACCATGACAGGCGCGCCGTTGTGGCGCCTGGTCCGCTTCGCCGACGCGGTGCCCGACGACGTCCGCGCGTCGGTGGAAGCCGCGCTCCAGGCGTCCGGGCTCCTGGACGCCTGGGTCGGTCATGACGGCGCAGTCGTCGGGCACGACACGTTCGCCGCGCCCGGTGCCGTGCCGCCGGCGCCGGGCCGCTCACTCGCCGACGTCCTCGTCCCCGAGGTCGACGCGCCCGTGGCCGCCGACGTCGTCGCCCGCCTGCTCGGTGGCGTGGCCTACGGGGAAGTTCTGCCCGGAGCCCACCCGGTCGCCATCGGAGCCGACGGTGGGTGGCGCACGGGCAACCTGCACGGCACTTGGCGCAAGGACGAGGCCGCGCACATCGGCGCGCTCGCCAGGCAACGGGCCCGGCAACGCCGGTTGACCGGACTGCGTGAGCGGATCGCCGCGTCGGAAGAGCTGATCGAGACGCACACCGCCGCCTTGCGGTCGCTGGCCGAACGCAGGTCCGACGTCGAAGCCGACCGGCGGGACCGGCCCGACCACGCCGACGCGAACGCCGCGCTGGAGGCCCTGACCCAGGCGGGTTCAGCGGTCTCCAGCGCCGACGGCGTGGTCCGGCGTTCGCTGGACGGCCTGGCGAAGAGCGAGCAGCGCGTGGACCGTGCCCTGCGCGCGCTGACCACGACGGCAGCCGAACACGGCCTGCCCACCGAGCGGAACGCGCTCACCGCCGTCGTGGCCGCCGTGGACGCCTTCCGGACCGCGTCCGACGCCTGGATCGACGAGCACGCCGTTCTGCTCACGGCACGTCGTGAAGCGGACCGGACCGCTGAGCAGGCCCGGCGGTCCCGGCTCGCCGCCGAACAGCGCGAGGACGAGGCGGCCGAAGCCGAAGCCGTGGCGCGCGGGCTCGACAGCGAGCTGGACGCCGTGGAGGGCACCATCGGCGTCGGCTACCGGCAGGTGCTGGACGAACTCGCCGGGCTGCGCGAGCAGCTGGGTTCGGTGAGGCGCGATGCGCGTGCCAACCAGAGCGAGATCGGCACCCTTGCCGTGCGCCTGGGAGAACTCACCACCCAGCGGGCCACCGATGCGCGTGACCGCGACCGGGCCACCGAGGCGCGCGACCAGGCCGCAGTGCGGTTCCGGCACCTGTCGGACGGCAGCCTGCCCGCCGACAGCGGTCTGGACGACCTGCCCGCGTTCAGACAGGTGCTGACGGCGTCGAGCGGTGTTCGGGCGGCGCTGGACGCGGCGCGGTCGGTCGCGGCCGCGTGGCCGTCGCTGCCCCACTCGCCGAAGAACCTCGGCGACGCCGCACACCGGTTGGCGGAGGAGGTGCACGCCTCCCGTGAGGTGCTGGGCGGTCGGGCCGACCTCGAACTCGACTCCGACGAGGACGTCCAGGTCTTCTCCGCGATGGTGGACGGGGTGCGGGTCGGCGCTTCGGTGCTGCACGACCTGCTGCGCTCCGACGCGGAACGCAGCAGGGAGGACATCACCGCGCAAGAGCGCGAGCTGTTCGACCGGACCCTCACCGGGGACACGCGCCGCCACCTCGCCGCCCGGATACGGCAGGCGCACGACCTGGTCGACGGGATGAACGCCCGGTTGGAGCGCGTGCGCACCGCCTCGAAGGTGGCGGTGCGGTTGGTGTGGGAGGTCTCGCCCGAGCTGCCACCGGGTACGAAAGCGGCGCGTGACCTCCTGCTCAAGGACCCGGTGCGGTTGACGGAGGACGACCGCGAGTCGTTGCACCGGTTCTTCCGGGACCGGGTCGAACAGGCCAAGGGCGACGAGACGGCCACCAACTGGGAGCAGCAGTTGGGGCAGGTGTTCGACTACACGGCCTGGCACAGGTTCGTGGTGAAGGTCGACCGCATGAACGGGACGGGCTGGCAGCCCTTGACCAAGAAGCTGCACGGCGCGCTGTCGGGTGGCGAGAAGGCGATCGCGCTGCACCTGCCGCTGTTCGCCGCCGTGGCCGCCCACTACCAGGCCGTTGCCGGAGCGCCGCGGATCATCCTGCTGGACGAGGTCTTCGTCGGCGTCGACAGCGTCAACCGCGGCCAGGTCTTCGCACTGCTGTCGGCGCTGGATTTGGACCTGGTCCTGACCTCCGACCACGAGTGGTGCACCTACCGCGAGTTGGACGGCATCGCGATCCACCAGCTGATCAGCGGGGGCGACGACGACGCCGTCACCACCGCCCGGTTCGTTTGGAACGGCGCCGAGGTGGTCGATGAAGAGGTGGTTGGCGAAGAGGTGACGCAGGACGACTGA
- a CDS encoding FtsX-like permease family protein, with the protein MRADIAIGVRLAVGRVRGSRQAVARFVLTALAIGVCVAVLLFGVAVIGAIGTSSVPGAARVPVLAERSGVEPLHLAESFQVYDGTPISGRHVREGGRPTPVPPGIPAVPRPGEVFVSPALAVLLDTDAALAARFSATRVGVIEGAGLLAADELYFYRGVDRFEDGEPTARVYGFGGPAGDGASPGQLILVIAAGGVLLVPLLMFVSCVGRLGGQERDRQLATLRLLGARAAQVRRIAVTESFAGAAVGAAVGVAIFYVGHSRLANLWSGARLFHIADALPPWPTFVVVPAVVVASATGAALVGMRNVLVEPLGVARRGGTSWRRLWWRLIPVGLSVVFLAPVVLDRAGDSGTTTVLASCGMVSMLAAVPVLLPWLVERVVGVLRGGPPSWQLAVRRLQVDSGTPSRVVGGIAVVLAAAIGARVLITSIEGLVAASEGARFRVQWFTIFRGGIYLLSAFTLLVAGASLLVLIAHQLTERRRAVAALAASGIPWGVIGRSLLWQNVVPIGLGVLAADITGFGLAAVTLRALRAPLVLDWSFVAVVNSIAVLVIGLVTLLAIPVLRVLARADGLRSE; encoded by the coding sequence GTGAGGGCGGACATCGCCATCGGCGTTCGGTTGGCGGTCGGACGCGTTCGGGGCTCCCGCCAGGCGGTGGCGCGCTTCGTGCTCACGGCGCTCGCCATCGGCGTCTGCGTGGCCGTGTTGCTGTTCGGAGTGGCGGTGATCGGTGCCATCGGCACGTCGTCGGTACCCGGGGCGGCGCGGGTGCCGGTGCTCGCCGAGCGGAGTGGCGTGGAGCCGCTGCACTTGGCGGAGAGCTTCCAGGTGTACGACGGCACACCGATCTCGGGTCGCCACGTGCGGGAAGGTGGCCGGCCGACTCCCGTACCCCCTGGTATCCCGGCGGTTCCGCGGCCGGGTGAGGTGTTCGTTTCCCCCGCTCTGGCCGTGCTGCTCGACACCGATGCCGCCTTGGCGGCTCGGTTCTCCGCGACGCGGGTGGGCGTCATCGAGGGCGCCGGTCTCCTCGCCGCGGACGAGTTGTACTTCTACCGGGGCGTCGACCGGTTCGAGGACGGCGAACCGACAGCCCGGGTGTACGGCTTCGGGGGCCCGGCCGGTGACGGCGCGTCCCCCGGGCAGCTGATCTTGGTGATCGCCGCGGGCGGTGTGCTGTTGGTGCCGCTGCTCATGTTCGTCTCCTGCGTCGGCCGGCTGGGCGGGCAGGAGCGGGATCGCCAGCTCGCCACCTTGCGGCTGCTCGGTGCCCGCGCGGCCCAAGTGCGCCGGATCGCGGTCACCGAGTCCTTCGCGGGTGCGGCGGTGGGAGCCGCGGTGGGCGTGGCGATCTTCTACGTCGGGCACTCGCGCCTCGCAAACCTGTGGTCCGGGGCGCGCCTGTTCCACATCGCAGACGCCCTGCCGCCGTGGCCGACCTTCGTCGTGGTGCCCGCGGTCGTGGTCGCATCGGCCACCGGCGCTGCTCTGGTGGGTATGAGGAACGTGCTCGTGGAGCCGCTTGGCGTCGCACGCAGGGGTGGCACGTCGTGGCGGCGTCTGTGGTGGCGGCTGATCCCGGTCGGGCTCAGCGTCGTCTTCCTCGCGCCCGTGGTGCTGGACCGGGCGGGCGACAGCGGGACCACCACCGTGCTGGCGTCCTGCGGCATGGTGTCGATGTTGGCGGCCGTACCGGTCCTGCTGCCGTGGTTGGTCGAGCGGGTGGTCGGCGTGCTGCGGGGCGGACCGCCGTCGTGGCAACTGGCGGTGCGCCGTCTCCAGGTCGACAGCGGGACGCCGAGCCGGGTGGTCGGGGGGATCGCCGTGGTGCTGGCGGCGGCGATCGGCGCGCGCGTGCTCATCACGTCCATCGAGGGCCTGGTCGCCGCGTCGGAAGGGGCGCGGTTCCGGGTCCAGTGGTTCACGATCTTCCGAGGCGGCATCTACCTGCTGTCGGCCTTCACGTTGCTGGTGGCGGGTGCCAGCCTGCTGGTGCTCATCGCCCACCAGCTGACCGAGCGCAGGCGGGCCGTGGCCGCGCTGGCGGCGAGCGGGATCCCGTGGGGCGTGATCGGGCGTTCCCTGTTGTGGCAGAACGTGGTCCCGATCGGCCTGGGTGTCCTCGCCGCCGACATCACCGGCTTCGGGCTCGCCGCGGTGACGCTGCGCGCGCTGCGCGCACCCCTCGTCCTCGACTGGAGTTTCGTGGCGGTGGTGAACTCCATCGCCGTGCTGGTGATCGGCCTGGTCACGCTTTTGGCCATTCCGGTACTGCGCGTGCTCGCCCGCGCCGACGGGTTGCGCAGCGAATGA
- a CDS encoding ATP-binding cassette domain-containing protein, giving the protein MELAVDVRALTKRYGQKRVIGGLDLGVSSGVTGLLGPNGAGKTTLLRCLATVLAPDTGEVRVLGLDPADHAQRAALRRRIGYLPQDPELYGHFTVAQMVDYIAILKELTGRRERLDEVRRVLAEVDLSAQAAVKVKKLSGGMRQRLGIAVALVADPDFIILDEPTVGLDPEQRMRFRTLISRLGETKVVLLSTHQTEDVAALCERVVVFRAGAAVFDGTPDELAWQAEGKVWSTVSRPAGSEVFWRTVDGRYRVVGGRPQDGQVVEPTVEDGYLRLLSDTQEKIS; this is encoded by the coding sequence ATGGAGCTTGCTGTCGACGTGCGGGCGCTGACCAAGCGCTACGGGCAAAAACGCGTGATAGGCGGCTTGGACCTCGGTGTGTCGTCCGGTGTCACAGGACTGCTGGGCCCCAATGGAGCAGGCAAGACGACGCTGCTGCGGTGTCTTGCCACGGTGCTCGCTCCCGACACCGGTGAAGTGCGCGTACTCGGTCTCGACCCCGCCGATCACGCCCAGCGGGCGGCGCTCCGCCGGCGAATCGGCTATCTGCCGCAGGACCCCGAGCTGTACGGCCATTTCACCGTCGCGCAAATGGTGGACTACATCGCCATCCTGAAGGAGTTGACCGGCCGCCGGGAACGCTTGGACGAAGTCCGCCGGGTGCTCGCCGAAGTGGACTTGTCCGCGCAGGCGGCGGTCAAGGTGAAGAAGCTCTCGGGCGGTATGCGCCAACGCCTCGGCATCGCGGTGGCGCTCGTCGCCGATCCCGACTTCATCATCCTCGACGAGCCGACCGTCGGGTTGGACCCGGAGCAGCGGATGCGCTTCCGGACGCTGATCTCCCGCCTCGGTGAGACCAAGGTCGTGCTGCTGTCCACCCACCAGACCGAAGACGTCGCGGCGTTGTGCGAGCGGGTGGTGGTCTTCCGCGCCGGCGCGGCCGTGTTCGACGGCACTCCGGACGAACTCGCCTGGCAGGCGGAGGGGAAGGTGTGGTCGACCGTCTCCCGGCCGGCGGGCTCCGAGGTCTTCTGGCGCACCGTCGACGGGCGCTACCGCGTGGTGGGCGGCAGGCCGCAGGACGGCCAGGTCGTCGAGCCGACCGTCGAGGACGGCTACCTGCGCCTGCTCTCCGACACCCAGGAGAAGATCTCGTGA
- a CDS encoding S26 family signal peptidase produces the protein MIWAVFGAITAALAVLLWLRSRVVYVKISGRSMEPTFEHGDSVVARRVRTSRLRTGDVVVVDGPRATVDQIGRGLPSRTPIVAREPLSAPPPATGPNWVIKRVAAMPGEPVPQAVAGVVTSGPVVPPGFLVVLGDNSENSIDSRQHGMFPLGKVLAKVVRTVPR, from the coding sequence ATGATCTGGGCGGTGTTCGGCGCCATCACCGCGGCCCTCGCCGTGCTGCTGTGGTTGAGGAGCAGGGTCGTCTACGTGAAGATCAGCGGCCGGAGCATGGAGCCGACGTTCGAGCACGGGGACAGCGTGGTGGCCCGACGGGTCCGGACCTCCCGCCTGCGCACCGGCGACGTGGTGGTCGTGGACGGTCCCCGGGCCACGGTCGACCAGATCGGCCGCGGGCTGCCCAGCCGGACTCCGATCGTCGCCCGTGAGCCGCTCTCCGCCCCTCCACCGGCGACGGGGCCGAACTGGGTCATCAAGCGCGTGGCCGCGATGCCGGGCGAGCCCGTTCCGCAGGCGGTGGCCGGTGTCGTCACGAGCGGTCCCGTTGTGCCGCCCGGGTTCCTGGTCGTGCTCGGCGACAACTCGGAGAACAGCATCGATTCCCGCCAGCACGGTATGTTCCCGCTCGGGAAAGTGCTGGCAAAGGTAGTGCGCACCGTGCCACGATAA
- a CDS encoding TlpA family protein disulfide reductase, translating into MSILIAVTALLAVLCVFNIFLTVGVIRRLRDKTAAAERARPEPPKVMMPNGSPVGTFTASTVDEEQVGTAVFAGGPTLVGVFAHGCTSCDERLPEFVTTAQNFPGGRDRVLALVIGSAEDVVDKRAALAPVAKVVLEERPGGPFATAFQVKGYPAFALVDAEGLVKSSGTLVEHAMSPAIRV; encoded by the coding sequence ATGTCGATCCTGATCGCTGTCACCGCGTTGCTGGCGGTGCTCTGCGTCTTCAACATCTTCCTGACCGTCGGAGTCATCCGGCGACTTCGCGACAAGACCGCGGCGGCGGAACGCGCGCGCCCGGAACCGCCCAAGGTGATGATGCCCAACGGCAGCCCGGTGGGGACCTTCACAGCGTCCACTGTGGACGAGGAGCAGGTGGGCACGGCGGTGTTCGCCGGCGGCCCGACGCTCGTCGGCGTGTTCGCGCACGGGTGCACTTCGTGCGACGAGAGGCTTCCCGAGTTCGTGACCACCGCGCAGAACTTCCCGGGTGGCCGGGACCGGGTGCTCGCCCTGGTCATCGGGTCCGCCGAGGACGTCGTGGACAAGCGCGCCGCGCTGGCACCGGTCGCCAAGGTCGTGCTGGAGGAGCGCCCTGGCGGACCGTTCGCGACGGCGTTCCAGGTCAAGGGCTACCCGGCCTTCGCCCTGGTGGACGCCGAAGGACTGGTCAAGAGCTCCGGGACGTTGGTCGAGCACGCCATGTCCCCCGCGATCCGGGTCTGA
- a CDS encoding ABC transporter ATP-binding protein encodes MKTLLDLLVAGDGREEAVVGTAVTLAVVSLLAGVLPQAVQFVHKELERRVGLVAQDRLFEATERFVGLAKFEDPVFVDRVRLAQQHGGATPGVVVSTALSLGGNTVKALGFLASLVLLAVWLPLAVVASALPALVGEIWLARRRAALHWRLGPVERREMFFRALLTDVKAAKEIRLFGTGSHLRGRMSAQRRQVNGEQARLDRAEVVVQVGAGVVTAGFAGGVLLWSALAAVGGRITIGDVSLVAASIAGVQAAVLALVRDLGNSHKQLLLFRHYSEIVGSGPDLPIAAQPVPVPALRQGIEFRDVWFRYSPDHPWVLRGVSFTVEHGTALGLVGRNGAGKSTLIKLLCRMYDPERGAVLWDGVDLREFDPVELRLRIGAVFQDYMNYDLTAAENIGLGDLDQAGDQERVTAAAVKAGADGFVSAMTRGYRTLLSRVFFHGDVVKGAAGVTLSGGQWQRLALARAYLRGDRDLLILDEPSSGLDAEAEHQVHSGLREHRVGRTSVLISHRLGAVRDADLLVVVDEGTVVEQGTHEQLMAGGGIYAGMFTSQAEGYQRGLSEVAG; translated from the coding sequence ATGAAGACTCTCCTGGACCTCCTCGTGGCCGGGGACGGCCGCGAGGAGGCCGTTGTCGGCACCGCTGTCACGCTCGCCGTGGTGAGCTTGCTCGCCGGTGTGCTGCCGCAAGCGGTCCAGTTCGTGCACAAGGAGCTGGAACGCCGGGTCGGTCTGGTCGCGCAGGACAGGCTGTTCGAGGCCACGGAGAGGTTCGTCGGGCTCGCGAAGTTCGAGGACCCGGTCTTCGTCGACCGGGTCAGGCTCGCGCAGCAGCACGGTGGTGCGACGCCTGGCGTCGTGGTCTCGACGGCGCTCTCGCTGGGCGGCAACACGGTGAAGGCACTGGGTTTCCTCGCGTCACTCGTGCTGCTGGCGGTGTGGTTGCCGCTCGCGGTGGTCGCGTCGGCGCTGCCGGCGCTGGTCGGCGAGATCTGGCTCGCCCGGCGGCGGGCCGCGCTGCACTGGCGGCTCGGCCCGGTCGAACGGCGGGAGATGTTCTTCCGCGCGCTGCTGACCGACGTGAAGGCGGCCAAGGAGATCCGGTTGTTCGGGACCGGCTCCCACCTGCGGGGTCGGATGTCGGCGCAGCGGCGTCAGGTCAACGGCGAGCAGGCCCGGCTGGATCGCGCCGAGGTGGTGGTCCAGGTCGGTGCGGGCGTGGTGACCGCCGGGTTCGCGGGCGGGGTGCTGCTGTGGTCGGCGCTGGCGGCGGTCGGCGGGCGCATCACGATCGGTGACGTGTCGCTCGTCGCGGCGTCCATCGCGGGCGTCCAAGCGGCCGTGCTGGCCCTCGTCCGCGACCTGGGCAACTCGCACAAGCAACTGCTGCTGTTCCGGCACTACTCGGAGATCGTGGGCAGCGGGCCGGACCTGCCGATCGCCGCGCAGCCGGTGCCGGTCCCGGCGCTGCGCCAGGGGATCGAGTTCCGGGACGTGTGGTTCCGGTACTCGCCGGACCACCCGTGGGTGCTGCGCGGCGTCAGCTTCACCGTCGAGCACGGCACCGCGCTGGGGCTGGTCGGCCGCAACGGCGCGGGCAAGAGCACGCTGATCAAGCTGCTGTGCCGGATGTACGACCCCGAGCGCGGAGCCGTGCTGTGGGACGGGGTCGACCTGCGGGAGTTCGACCCGGTGGAGCTGCGGCTCCGGATCGGCGCGGTCTTCCAGGACTACATGAACTACGACCTGACGGCGGCCGAGAACATCGGTCTGGGCGATCTCGACCAGGCCGGTGACCAGGAGCGGGTCACCGCCGCGGCGGTCAAGGCGGGTGCCGACGGGTTCGTGTCGGCCATGACGAGGGGCTACCGGACGCTGCTGTCCCGCGTCTTCTTCCACGGCGACGTGGTCAAGGGCGCGGCCGGGGTCACGCTGTCCGGTGGGCAGTGGCAGCGGCTGGCGCTGGCGCGCGCGTACCTGCGCGGAGACCGGGACCTGCTCATCCTGGACGAACCGAGTTCCGGGCTGGACGCCGAAGCGGAGCACCAGGTGCACAGCGGGCTGCGCGAGCACCGGGTGGGGCGCACCAGCGTGCTCATCTCGCACCGGCTCGGCGCGGTCCGCGACGCGGACCTCCTCGTCGTGGTGGACGAGGGGACGGTCGTCGAGCAGGGCACGCACGAGCAGTTGATGGCCGGCGGCGGGATCTACGCCGGGATGTTCACCAGCCAGGCGGAAGGCTACCAACGAGGGTTGTCGGAGGTCGCGGGATGA
- a CDS encoding MauE/DoxX family redox-associated membrane protein has translation MEYAVVACRLCLGLVFLVSVFGKVRGRSNFADFVRATGELAPALPRTPAAVAVVAGEVAVVLLLCSPWAAVGMVLATGLLMVFTAAVAMAIARGRRVRCQCFGESSAPVGLPQVVRNALLITVAVVGWWGGTGATGVPPDAAGTALALAAGAVVGGIVLLTDDVVSLFRPIQ, from the coding sequence GTGGAGTACGCCGTCGTCGCTTGTCGGCTCTGCCTGGGGCTGGTGTTCCTGGTGTCGGTCTTCGGCAAGGTCCGGGGCAGGAGCAACTTCGCCGACTTCGTCCGCGCCACCGGAGAACTGGCACCGGCCCTGCCCCGGACACCGGCCGCGGTGGCGGTGGTGGCGGGTGAGGTCGCCGTGGTGCTCCTGCTCTGCTCGCCGTGGGCGGCTGTGGGAATGGTGTTGGCGACCGGGCTGCTGATGGTGTTCACCGCCGCGGTGGCGATGGCGATCGCGCGCGGCCGACGGGTGCGGTGCCAGTGCTTCGGGGAGTCCTCAGCACCGGTCGGCCTGCCCCAGGTCGTCCGGAACGCGCTGCTGATCACCGTGGCGGTCGTCGGGTGGTGGGGCGGGACGGGCGCGACCGGCGTCCCGCCCGACGCGGCGGGCACCGCACTCGCCCTGGCCGCCGGTGCCGTGGTGGGCGGAATCGTCTTGCTGACCGACGACGTGGTCAGCCTGTTCAGACCGATCCAATGA